The Panthera leo isolate Ple1 chromosome C2, P.leo_Ple1_pat1.1, whole genome shotgun sequence genome window below encodes:
- the LOC122229472 gene encoding LOW QUALITY PROTEIN: ATP synthase subunit ATP5MJ, mitochondrial-like (The sequence of the model RefSeq protein was modified relative to this genomic sequence to represent the inferred CDS: inserted 2 bases in 1 codon; substituted 1 base at 1 genomic stop codon) — protein MLQSLVXNVWTPTRPXVCEEIWVGMGLTGFVVFKIRTADKRSKALKALSHAPALGRH, from the exons ATGCTTCAAAGTCTTGTTTAAAATGTTTGGACTCCCACGAGGCC AGTTTGCGAGGAGATTTGGGTAGGAATGGGGTTGACGggctttgttgtttttaaaatcaggacTGCTGATAAAAGAAGTAAAGCTTTGAAAGCTTTGAGTCATGCACCTGCTCTAGGTCGTCATTAA